One genomic region from Rosa rugosa chromosome 1, drRosRugo1.1, whole genome shotgun sequence encodes:
- the LOC133745231 gene encoding uncharacterized protein LOC133745231, translating to MRGGDSTKRIYSRKSQSTLGAVPASELMNIEIDDLPDVVLVEILCRLPCYKFVSKCKCVSERWCNVMSGPYFLARFLCLQSDREQTPIVRTLITNRGEEFLTRMSSSTKPLALLFERLMSSHHLEQEPLVVATYNDLVLCCSTGVYYQRDYYICNPCTIQWVPVPPPPRVYRYTPVGFICDLPYYSCTKDDQGGSFIQVNAEYRCRIVRLILRKRSVCKLKVQIFSSDTGEWITSTISIPSGFISDTVPLERSFSYNGMLYFVGDEPGDQNFLMGLDPFMINNSNSALSLSSTSRNSTNGDNIIDHYKCRFIRFDDPDSFLLRYLGEYRGCLHMCDYHDHTSTFFVRELKEEEMHGGAGKLCLEGMMKDYSLDIKMVPGYDIVDLRFLDPNNEDILYMYIANDIVRYNIRTRDRLKLVENISYGNSFLFPIVLPWWPTPVPRLPPHAQPAGINL from the coding sequence ATGAGAGGTGGTGATAGTACCAAAAGAATCTACTCTAGAAAATCCCAGTCGACCTTGGGAGCAGTACCGGCCTCTGAGCTGATGAATATTGAGATTGATGATCTCCCCGATGTTGTGTTGGTTGAAATTCTTTGTCGGCTTCCATGCTATAAGTTTGTTTCAAAATGCAAGTGCGTGTCCGAGCGTTGGTGCAATGTCATGTCCGGTCCTTATTTTCTTGCCCGCTTTCTATGTCTCCAGAGTGATCGTGAGCAAACACCAATAGTTCGTACTCTGATAACCAACAGAGGGGAGGAGTTCCTTACTAGAATGTCATCGTCCACCAAGCCGCTAGCTCTGTTGTTTGAAAGACTCATGAGTTCTCACCATTTGGAACAAGAGCCGCTAGTGGTAGCTACGTATAATGACTTAGTTTTGTGCTGTTCAACTGGGGTCTATTATCAACGTGATTACTACATCTGCAATCCGTGCACAATTCAGTGGGTTCCTGTTCCTCCCCCTCCTCGAGTTTACCGGTATACACCAGTGGGATTCATATGTGATCTTCCCTACTATAGCTGTACGAAAGATGATCAGGGAGGAAGTTTCATTCAGGTTAATGCGGAGTATAGGTGCAGGATAGTGAGATTAATTCTTCGTAAGAGATCTGTCTGTAAACTCAAAGTGCAAATCTTCTCCTCTGATACTGGTGAATGGATAACGTCAACTATATCAATTCCATCAGGTTTTATTTCTGACACCGTCCCTCTAGAGAGGAGCTTCTCTTACAATGGCATGCTGTATTTTGTGGGTGATGAACCTGGTGATCAGAATTTTCTTATGGGGTTGGATCCATTCATGATCAACAATAGTAATAGTGCTCTTAGTTTATCTAGTACTAGCCGTAATAGTACTAATGGTGACAATATCATTGATCACTATAAATGTCGTTTTATTCGATTTGATGATCCAGACTCTTTTCTACTTCGGTATCTTGGTGAATACAGAGGGTGTCTGCACATGTGCGACTATCATGATCATACCTCTACTTTTTTTGTTCGGGagttgaaagaagaagaaatgcaTGGAGGAGCTGGCAAATTATGTTTGGAAGGCATGATGAAGGATTATTCACTGGACATAAAAATGGTTCCGGGTTATGATATTGTTGATTTACGATTTTTAGACCCCAATAACGAGGATATTTTATATATGTACATAGCCAATGACATTGTCAGGTACAACATTCGAACCAGAGATCGGTTAAAGCTGGTTGAAAACATTTCCTATGGGAATTCTTTTCTCTTTCCAATTGTGCTCCCTTGGTGGCCAACACCAGTTCCTAGACTACCGCCACACGCCCAACCTGCGGGAATAAATCTCTGA